One Persicobacter psychrovividus DNA window includes the following coding sequences:
- a CDS encoding carboxypeptidase-like regulatory domain-containing protein, with protein sequence MRYILLLLTFCLLGIGIPEAKAQSDNDQHQQIIQFSGVILEQGTERGLNGVHVFVPSTGRGTTSNAYGYFTMPVLAGDSIIVSSLNHTNRALIIPKDRQSNISIAMHLEPDVLVLPNVDVLPFATEEDAKDAIAEMRFPDQQANRVVMGNVNRERAVMWNRQSNLSATPMDNYQQSVNQHFNQYQGFSIPLLNNGTWKQFIKSIKGE encoded by the coding sequence ATGCGATATATCTTATTGTTGTTAACATTTTGCTTGCTGGGGATCGGCATTCCTGAAGCAAAAGCACAATCTGACAACGACCAACATCAACAGATCATTCAGTTTTCAGGTGTGATACTGGAACAGGGAACCGAACGAGGACTAAACGGCGTGCACGTTTTTGTGCCAAGTACTGGGCGCGGAACCACCTCGAATGCCTATGGTTACTTTACCATGCCCGTTTTGGCAGGAGACAGCATTATTGTCAGTTCATTGAACCACACCAATCGGGCACTGATTATCCCAAAAGATCGCCAGTCGAATATCAGTATTGCCATGCATTTGGAGCCAGATGTGCTGGTATTGCCCAACGTGGACGTTCTGCCATTCGCTACGGAAGAAGATGCCAAAGATGCCATTGCCGAAATGCGTTTTCCTGATCAGCAGGCAAATCGTGTCGTGATGGGGAATGTCAATCGCGAGCGTGCCGTGATGTGGAACCGCCAATCCAACCTGAGTGCCACCCCGATGGATAACTATCAGCAGTCGGTAAATCAACATTTCAATCAATATCAGGGGTTCTCGATTCCACTATTGAATAACGGTACCTGGAAGCAGTTCATCAAATCTATTAAAGGAGAGTAA
- a CDS encoding metalloregulator ArsR/SmtB family transcription factor: MRIKKVNLPTGSQLYKALSEEARLRILHLIFRNGEMCISDLEIILDFTQTKTSRHLNYMKQAGLLTTRKHDQWVFYSIKEAMQDIVGTLLSIVEGDMLLDKDQEIFQIMYSNRELAIYKAQHLRSRYALQ, from the coding sequence ATGCGCATAAAAAAAGTAAACCTACCCACGGGAAGCCAGCTCTACAAGGCCCTCAGTGAAGAGGCCCGTTTACGGATATTACACCTCATTTTCAGAAATGGAGAAATGTGTATCAGCGATCTGGAGATTATCCTTGATTTTACCCAAACGAAAACCTCAAGGCACCTGAACTATATGAAACAGGCGGGACTTTTAACCACCCGCAAGCATGACCAGTGGGTTTTCTACTCCATCAAGGAGGCTATGCAAGATATTGTCGGCACTTTACTCAGTATTGTGGAAGGGGACATGCTGCTGGACAAAGATCAGGAAATATTTCAGATCATGTACAGTAACCGTGAGCTGGCGATATATAAAGCACAGCACCTCAGAAGTCGGTATGCACTTCAGTAG